A window of Clostridium novyi genomic DNA:
TGTGACTAGAGTTTTTTCTTCAAAAATATCATGTAATATTCCTGCTATTATTGTTTCCTCATTAGTTTCCATTTTAGCTAATATAATAGCTACATTAATAGAGTGAGTAACATATACTTCATATAATTTTC
This region includes:
- a CDS encoding HD domain-containing protein, which codes for MFCLLGARKLYEVYVTHSINVAIILAKMETNEETIIAGILHDIFEEKTLVTLK